One genomic segment of Cardinium endosymbiont of Philonthus spinipes includes these proteins:
- a CDS encoding MutS-related protein, with protein sequence MRRNNNRTTIITFFFVLSLSFISSNWEFAYSKVNYESVTAKISRNYLRSFPIVSLASTLPSSKVKQKAILQTDKIKLAQSTQRKVVLRTIFSDVDANVAAESKGILNDNVWTDLMLFCGGSTNPAHHFLSRINRTTTVLGECALATLLVTPTSDITTLSNRQRTLQVLLEDPACLAALKQSLEAYRNVEQSLLSLWTYTDPLYTHAYRDYMAKRFLSTNPTTNKIANKLNMRIFFRNLLDIYGEFVALPLVGLFWCEASHWMTCISKGGWMEGNRRDTYAPFPFFVPIMSIASVVNAYNHTDGKPLLLPFLGVAATHAAAIWRGYCGIKSYQEYSAVFCNLASRMRDVQIFMKTIQQLSNIVAAHQELETHYGPSLSAIRELLAKRKEPTEIGVMVSNLLDMKLDNWSYIRSNSGKLLATYNLFIEHKDCLKPAMYALGQLDSFMGIATLVREAKEAFPAHCYTFTKFLDRSKQKTPCIQLEAMWNPMLNPATVVDNEVDLDATKTRNMILCGPNAGGKSSFISGVASSILLSQTFGIAAAKSAVITPFNKINTYIELRDDIACGASLFMVEVARMQRYIHMLEQSKPDEFIFTIADEPFARTNPVEASAAAYSILASIAQYNNALHIVSTHYPILMSLTNKFKDRGIRNFKVFIDEAANEKLHYTYKVVPGEADQAIALKILAQEGYDPALLKQAEDIVQSPQKWPLLNYLQEKNKKKR encoded by the coding sequence ATGAGACGTAATAACAACCGTACAACGATAATTACATTTTTTTTTGTCCTATCGTTAAGTTTTATTAGCAGCAACTGGGAATTTGCCTATTCAAAAGTAAATTATGAATCGGTTACTGCAAAAATTTCACGCAACTACCTTAGGTCTTTTCCCATTGTTTCGCTCGCTTCTACGCTACCATCTTCTAAGGTAAAGCAAAAGGCTATTCTACAAACGGATAAGATTAAGCTAGCACAAAGTACACAACGTAAAGTTGTGTTGCGCACCATATTTTCTGACGTTGATGCCAACGTTGCAGCAGAAAGCAAGGGCATATTGAACGATAATGTTTGGACAGATTTAATGCTTTTTTGTGGTGGATCTACCAATCCAGCGCATCACTTCCTCTCTCGCATTAACAGAACTACTACAGTACTAGGCGAATGTGCATTGGCTACACTTTTAGTAACCCCAACTAGTGATATTACCACACTATCCAACCGCCAGCGTACATTGCAGGTATTATTGGAAGACCCAGCCTGTTTAGCAGCTTTAAAGCAATCTTTGGAAGCCTATCGAAACGTAGAGCAAAGTTTACTTTCTTTATGGACCTATACAGATCCCCTCTATACCCATGCATATAGAGATTACATGGCCAAACGGTTCCTTTCAACTAATCCTACTACAAATAAAATAGCCAATAAGCTTAATATGCGGATTTTTTTTAGGAACCTTCTAGACATATATGGAGAATTTGTTGCCCTTCCCTTAGTAGGTCTATTCTGGTGCGAAGCCAGCCACTGGATGACTTGCATTTCAAAAGGTGGTTGGATGGAAGGCAACAGACGCGATACCTATGCTCCCTTCCCCTTCTTTGTCCCGATTATGTCGATTGCCTCTGTGGTCAATGCTTATAATCATACTGATGGCAAGCCCTTGCTTTTACCTTTTTTAGGTGTAGCAGCCACGCATGCAGCAGCTATATGGCGAGGTTATTGCGGAATAAAAAGTTATCAAGAATATAGTGCTGTTTTTTGCAACCTGGCCAGCCGTATGCGGGATGTTCAAATTTTTATGAAGACCATTCAACAACTAAGCAATATTGTAGCAGCTCACCAGGAGTTAGAAACCCATTACGGCCCCTCCTTAAGCGCGATAAGGGAACTATTGGCCAAACGCAAGGAACCAACTGAAATAGGCGTTATGGTCAGTAACCTTTTGGATATGAAGTTAGATAATTGGTCTTATATTCGTAGCAATAGTGGAAAGCTATTGGCTACATACAACTTATTTATAGAACACAAAGATTGTTTAAAGCCTGCTATGTATGCATTGGGTCAATTAGACAGCTTTATGGGTATAGCTACTTTGGTAAGAGAAGCCAAAGAAGCTTTTCCAGCACACTGTTACACCTTCACTAAGTTCTTAGATCGCTCTAAACAAAAAACACCATGCATACAGCTAGAGGCTATGTGGAATCCCATGCTTAATCCTGCAACGGTTGTAGACAACGAGGTAGACCTAGATGCCACAAAGACCCGTAATATGATTCTTTGTGGGCCCAATGCAGGTGGAAAATCCTCTTTCATTTCTGGTGTGGCCAGTAGTATATTGCTCAGTCAAACATTTGGCATTGCAGCCGCTAAAAGCGCGGTTATTACCCCTTTTAATAAGATCAATACCTATATTGAGCTCAGAGACGATATTGCATGTGGTGCTTCTCTGTTCATGGTAGAGGTAGCACGTATGCAGCGTTACATCCATATGCTTGAGCAGTCTAAACCAGATGAGTTTATTTTTACCATTGCGGATGAACCTTTTGCCCGCACCAACCCAGTTGAAGCTAGTGCTGCAGCATACAGCATACTGGCTTCTATAGCCCAATACAACAATGCGCTACATATTGTTTCCACACATTATCCTATTTTAATGAGCCTAACCAATAAGTTTAAAGACAGAGGAATTAGAAATTTTAAAGTTTTTATAGATGAGGCAGCTAATGAAAAACTACACTATACCTACAAAGTGGTCCCAGGCGAAGCAGATCAAGCTATTGCTTTAAAGATACTTGCACAAGAGGGGTATGATCCAGCATTGTTGAAACAAGCAGAAGATATTGTTCAAAGCCCACAAAAGTGGCCTTTACTCAATTACCTTCAAGAGAAAAACAAAAAGAAGCGTTAA